A part of Geothrix oryzae genomic DNA contains:
- a CDS encoding sugar phosphate nucleotidyltransferase — MYRSDIPVVSPMDSIIQGMKALDAAGLEIVLVVEDSKLVGLMTDGDLRRALLSGLGFEGPVGKAMQTRFTWVSPEMNRAEVLDIMKARGFKQIPILGPNMELLGLHTIDDLLGTKPRENAALILCGGFGTRLHPITATIPKPMILVAGRPILERIVLHLVGSGFRKIFLATHYLSEIIEAHFEDGKKFGCSIEYIKETVPMGTGGALGLLPPSITSPLLVMNGDLVTNFDAGRMIDHHTASGNMVTVGYSTHIHEVPFGVLDLQGDRVYGWQEKPRVSFPVSAGVYVVDPAVPPRLRPLGPTPITWVVDNCLSQGEPVGVFPIGDDWVDVGRHEELKKARGDA, encoded by the coding sequence ATGTATCGTTCAGACATTCCCGTGGTCAGCCCAATGGATTCCATCATCCAGGGAATGAAGGCCTTAGATGCAGCCGGCCTTGAAATTGTCCTCGTTGTAGAGGACTCCAAGCTGGTTGGGCTAATGACCGATGGGGACCTTCGGCGAGCTCTCCTGAGCGGGCTCGGGTTTGAAGGTCCAGTTGGGAAGGCCATGCAAACCAGGTTCACATGGGTGTCCCCAGAGATGAATCGAGCCGAAGTCCTCGACATCATGAAAGCCCGCGGGTTCAAACAGATACCCATTCTTGGCCCCAATATGGAACTTCTCGGGCTGCATACGATAGACGATCTGCTCGGGACCAAGCCACGAGAAAATGCAGCCCTCATCCTCTGTGGCGGCTTTGGGACCCGGTTGCATCCCATCACGGCCACCATCCCGAAACCCATGATTCTGGTCGCCGGACGCCCGATCCTGGAGCGCATTGTCCTCCACTTGGTCGGCTCAGGATTTCGGAAGATTTTTCTCGCAACACATTACCTGAGCGAAATCATTGAAGCCCATTTCGAAGACGGCAAAAAGTTCGGGTGCTCGATCGAATACATCAAGGAAACCGTACCCATGGGTACCGGGGGGGCACTCGGCCTGTTGCCTCCGAGCATTACCTCACCTCTGCTGGTAATGAACGGGGACCTCGTCACGAATTTCGATGCGGGCCGCATGATCGATCACCACACCGCATCTGGAAACATGGTGACGGTCGGCTACTCCACGCACATCCATGAAGTCCCATTCGGAGTCTTGGACCTGCAAGGGGACCGGGTTTATGGCTGGCAGGAGAAACCAAGGGTTAGTTTCCCGGTCAGCGCGGGCGTCTATGTCGTCGACCCGGCGGTTCCCCCAAGGCTTCGTCCGCTCGGTCCGACTCCCATCACCTGGGTGGTCGACAATTGCCTCTCGCAGGGTGAACCTGTGGGTGTGTTCCCGATCGGGGATGACTGGGTGGATGTGGGTCGGCATGA
- a CDS encoding leucine zipper domain-containing protein, which yields MNLLSSAKPCSANRVVLIRRVLQEGWTIQAATAFIGISAHSTCRWLAHFKVEGSEGLRDCSSHSYRLSRSHKSTIQEPAARPSGRSSPLREWAYGLIRLSPDKRSHALSACLNYYNHHRTRFGPQQSAPVARLNNLVAIDS from the coding sequence ATGAACCTCCTCAGTTCAGCAAAGCCCTGCTCTGCCAATCGAGTTGTACTAATCCGGCGAGTGCTTCAGGAGGGCTGGACCATTCAGGCTGCGACCGCCTTCATCGGGATCAGCGCTCACAGCACCTGTCGCTGGCTGGCCCACTTCAAGGTCGAGGGCTCGGAAGGCCTCCGGGACTGCTCCAGCCACTCGTATCGCCTATCGCGAAGCCACAAGTCTACCATCCAAGAACCAGCGGCAAGGCCGAGCGGCCGATCCAGCCCCCTCCGAGAGTGGGCTTATGGCCTCATCCGGCTGAGTCCAGACAAACGAAGCCATGCCCTCAGCGCCTGCCTCAATTACTACAATCACCACAGGACCCGTTTCGGCCCTCAGCAGTCAGCCCCAGTCGCAAGGCTGAACAACCTTGTTGCCATCGACAGCTAG
- a CDS encoding NAD-dependent epimerase/dehydratase family protein, whose product MNIIVTGGTGFIGKHLTVQLASEGHQVHSMSSSQGNIWESDVWQNFPDAEVVVHLAARTFVPESWANSDGYLQTNFMGTVQALEFCRSRNAHLVFLSSYMYGEPKFLPIPETADLAARNPYAFSKMISEKACQFYMDSFGMKVTVLRPFNAYGSGQSTAFLVPSIVSQIMAGGPIRVLDLAPKRDYIYVKDLVAAISAVIDTHASGGVFNIGSGVSHSVAELIAEVQAVLGTSLPVESAEERRPGEILDTVADISAARMALGWTPRFSLREGLADMLRVP is encoded by the coding sequence ATGAACATCATCGTGACCGGTGGAACAGGATTCATTGGTAAGCACCTGACAGTGCAACTAGCCTCGGAAGGGCATCAGGTGCATTCCATGAGTTCGTCCCAAGGTAACATTTGGGAATCTGATGTCTGGCAAAATTTCCCAGATGCAGAGGTGGTGGTCCATCTCGCTGCCCGCACTTTCGTTCCCGAGAGTTGGGCCAATTCGGATGGTTACTTGCAAACCAATTTCATGGGAACTGTGCAGGCCCTTGAGTTTTGCCGTAGTAGAAATGCCCATTTGGTGTTTTTAAGCTCCTATATGTACGGCGAACCTAAATTTCTCCCGATCCCAGAGACTGCTGATCTTGCAGCACGAAATCCATATGCATTCTCCAAAATGATTTCAGAGAAAGCATGCCAATTTTATATGGACTCCTTTGGCATGAAGGTCACAGTACTACGCCCATTTAATGCCTATGGTTCAGGGCAGTCTACGGCCTTCCTCGTTCCCTCTATCGTCAGTCAGATAATGGCAGGGGGACCGATCCGCGTACTAGATCTAGCGCCTAAGCGGGACTATATCTATGTGAAGGACCTAGTGGCCGCAATTAGTGCTGTAATTGATACTCACGCGAGCGGTGGTGTGTTTAACATAGGTTCGGGTGTTAGCCACTCTGTCGCGGAGCTCATCGCAGAAGTACAGGCGGTCCTAGGAACTTCGCTCCCCGTCGAATCGGCGGAAGAAAGACGCCCAGGGGAAATATTGGACACCGTTGCGGACATTTCCGCAGCTCGTATGGCCTTGGGATGGACCCCGCGTTTTTCCCTCCGTGAGGGGCTAGCCGACATGTTGAGGGTTCCATGA
- a CDS encoding glycosyltransferase family 4 protein — protein MRVLFIAPLPPPITGHSVASRVLLEHLEKKHRVAVINLSTASSHDGALTWRRVVAVAKDLYRTWKEKREANVFYLTISESFFGNIKDLLIYSICYNKLNKFYIHLHGGSIKQLLFDTHPTLRRLNAIFIRRMAGVIISGQSHVAIFEEMLDPKKIHIIPNFAQDYLFIDNAKIDTKFHNLFPLNILYISGMTRGKGYLDLLNAYHFLEEAIRECIHIDFAGKFDSDEEQSEFIHATQGLPGLTYHGVVDDVRKQELFFNSHVFCLPTSYFEGQPISILEAYASANAVMTTGQAGIRDIFTDGVNGFEIGVHDAASIGKVIRNLVSNPTPLVEIAIRNRDMALLNYRTAVFGSRIEMVLAGCTAPEFDISTPIGQRAD, from the coding sequence ATGAGAGTGCTGTTCATTGCACCGCTGCCACCGCCGATTACCGGACATTCTGTAGCTTCCAGGGTTCTGCTTGAGCATTTAGAAAAAAAGCATCGTGTGGCCGTAATCAATCTTTCGACAGCGAGTTCACATGATGGGGCCCTTACTTGGCGGCGCGTGGTGGCGGTGGCTAAAGACCTTTATCGAACCTGGAAGGAGAAGCGCGAAGCTAATGTCTTCTATCTCACCATCTCCGAATCTTTTTTTGGCAACATCAAAGATTTATTAATTTATTCGATCTGTTATAATAAATTGAATAAATTTTACATCCATCTCCACGGTGGATCAATCAAACAACTTCTTTTCGACACGCACCCCACACTGAGGCGCCTGAACGCGATATTCATCCGCCGAATGGCTGGAGTCATCATTTCGGGGCAGTCTCATGTTGCAATATTTGAAGAAATGCTGGATCCCAAAAAAATTCATATCATTCCCAACTTCGCCCAGGATTACCTTTTTATCGATAATGCTAAGATTGATACCAAATTTCACAACTTGTTCCCCTTAAATATTCTCTATATCAGCGGCATGACTCGAGGAAAGGGATATCTTGATTTGCTGAATGCCTATCATTTTCTTGAAGAGGCCATCAGAGAATGCATCCATATTGATTTTGCAGGAAAATTTGATTCGGATGAGGAGCAGTCTGAATTCATCCATGCCACCCAGGGGCTACCTGGACTCACTTATCATGGGGTGGTGGATGATGTTAGAAAACAAGAATTGTTTTTTAACTCTCATGTCTTCTGCCTTCCAACCAGCTATTTTGAAGGCCAACCCATCTCCATTCTTGAAGCCTATGCTTCTGCCAATGCAGTGATGACCACCGGCCAAGCGGGAATTCGCGATATATTTACTGATGGAGTAAACGGATTCGAAATTGGAGTTCATGATGCTGCTTCAATCGGGAAAGTTATTCGAAACCTTGTCTCGAATCCCACCCCATTGGTTGAAATAGCCATACGAAACAGAGATATGGCCCTCCTAAATTATCGTACTGCTGTATTTGGCAGTCGAATCGAGATGGTCCTGGCCGGGTGTACTGCCCCTGAATTTGACATATCCACACCCATTGGTCAGCGCGCCGATTGA
- a CDS encoding class I SAM-dependent methyltransferase, which produces MKDGMASDYYQAEKGKNYAMRIGHNDLNHLGYTLQAQLFQPYLTSEDTVLDFGCANGSLVVALRKTIKKIEGLEINETTRKIALSQEIHTYGSLEEIPGDKRYHKIISNHVLEHIPNAYGTLCALREKLHPGGKLIVVVPIEDIRQKENRVWVPHNLDRHLHTWTPLQFGNLLDEAGLIPEHLDIITQAWHPKLFFLGTGVLQRLAGWMLASVKCRRQLLAVASRRS; this is translated from the coding sequence ATGAAAGACGGCATGGCTTCTGATTACTATCAGGCAGAGAAGGGTAAGAATTACGCGATGCGAATTGGTCACAATGACCTGAATCATTTAGGCTATACACTGCAGGCCCAATTATTCCAACCATATCTGACTTCAGAGGATACCGTGTTGGATTTCGGATGTGCCAATGGTTCCTTGGTGGTGGCTTTACGGAAGACTATCAAGAAGATCGAGGGGCTCGAGATCAACGAAACCACTCGTAAAATTGCGCTCTCGCAGGAGATCCATACCTATGGGAGCCTAGAGGAAATCCCTGGAGATAAACGCTACCATAAGATAATTTCTAACCATGTGCTCGAGCACATTCCAAATGCTTATGGAACTTTGTGTGCGCTGCGTGAAAAGCTCCACCCTGGAGGCAAACTTATTGTTGTGGTTCCGATCGAGGATATTCGCCAGAAAGAGAACCGTGTTTGGGTGCCGCACAATCTGGACCGCCATCTTCATACCTGGACACCCCTCCAATTTGGTAACCTACTGGATGAAGCTGGATTAATTCCCGAGCATCTGGACATCATCACCCAGGCCTGGCATCCCAAACTATTCTTCCTGGGCACAGGGGTCCTGCAGCGCCTCGCGGGTTGGATGTTGGCCTCCGTGAAATGCCGAAGGCAATTGCTGGCTGTTGCCTCAAGGCGGAGTTAA
- a CDS encoding integrase core domain-containing protein: MNDDGPEFTPGPSSSGGTSRGLVRHLISNGRFRDECVNENWFTGLAVGRQVARGWLRDDNHYKPHRTLGGFPPEEFASRWVELRSPPPSPATPPQPIWIPHNYRANHGGCQTLSFRFAIFIWIPLTARPARK, from the coding sequence GTGAACGACGATGGCCCAGAGTTCACCCCAGGGCCTTCGAGCAGCGGCGGCACCAGCAGGGGCCTGGTCCGGCACCTAATTTCCAACGGGCGGTTCAGGGATGAGTGCGTGAACGAGAACTGGTTCACGGGCCTTGCAGTAGGCCGGCAGGTGGCCCGAGGATGGCTCCGTGACGACAACCACTACAAACCGCACCGCACCCTCGGGGGATTTCCCCCAGAGGAGTTCGCGAGTCGCTGGGTTGAACTTCGGTCGCCTCCGCCCAGCCCAGCGACGCCACCCCAACCGATCTGGATTCCGCACAACTATCGGGCGAATCATGGGGGATGCCAGACCCTATCTTTCAGATTCGCTATCTTTATTTGGATCCCATTGACAGCAAGACCGGCGAGAAAATAG
- a CDS encoding transposase, with amino-acid sequence MESTSIRKRRSHEKEWVQRGADHPRAEGARGGDKDSGYLRRLGVSDQAFYRWKAKFGGFEVSDAKRPKHLEIEIAKPPRRLGQRDLDIEALRSLFLKNF; translated from the coding sequence GTGGAATCCACCTCAATAAGGAAGAGGAGGAGCCATGAGAAAGAGTGGGTTCAGCGAGGAGCAGATCATCCACGCGCTGAAGGAGCACGAGGCGGGGACAAAGACAGCGGATATCTGCGTCGCCTGGGAGTCTCGGACCAGGCCTTCTACCGGTGGAAGGCGAAGTTCGGCGGCTTTGAGGTCTCGGACGCAAAGCGCCCCAAGCATCTGGAGATCGAGATTGCGAAGCCCCCGCGGAGGCTTGGACAGCGGGATCTCGATATCGAAGCGCTGAGGTCCCTTTTCCTAAAAAATTTCTGA
- a CDS encoding O-antigen polymerase: MLLLIYFVLIYFLFHLKRGASPGSFLVILYAISLICAVVIGYDYFPDTYFKVFNLVFMAAMLTLLFMPWNRFKYTSLIADPDPDRVNRLAKILLLINSVVFVVCLIFIYYVFTHVTDYSEFKNGMDSEGVIGQMPINHLLWLLAIYLCPTSYFLVPLHFYYLKQRNYKYSILALLFSLNIILNGITHFSRSGFLVFFVMYIVYVPFYYPQFATKAKHIMKFASALVAGLAAMVFYIITASRFVDALQYLESASTQSRIENPILLSLLDYFSQWYKNCNEVMSLYVFNPLYGELSASLPLTFGNKMNLIDYPAGRVEAKLYTLWGTHFDGFNGLISDLLFDFGYMGTLFCILAYGSLLTKFRPKNGVIMFHHFIVLGSLFVFPAMGITSSQLKSVFYELALVYAVIIYFYLKPKLNVSTARFR; this comes from the coding sequence ATGTTGTTACTGATTTATTTTGTTTTAATATACTTTTTATTCCATCTGAAAAGGGGAGCTTCCCCGGGAAGCTTTCTTGTTATTCTTTATGCAATTTCATTGATTTGTGCAGTCGTGATTGGCTATGATTATTTCCCGGACACTTACTTTAAAGTATTTAATTTGGTTTTCATGGCTGCGATGCTTACCCTTCTGTTTATGCCGTGGAATCGATTTAAATATACATCACTCATCGCTGACCCCGACCCGGATAGAGTGAATCGTTTGGCCAAGATTCTCTTGCTTATTAATTCTGTAGTATTCGTTGTCTGCCTAATCTTTATTTATTATGTTTTTACGCATGTGACGGATTATTCGGAATTTAAAAATGGTATGGACAGTGAGGGGGTGATCGGGCAGATGCCAATCAATCATTTACTTTGGTTGCTGGCGATATATTTGTGTCCTACATCCTATTTTTTAGTGCCATTACATTTTTACTACCTAAAACAGAGGAACTATAAATATTCTATACTTGCACTTCTATTCTCATTGAACATCATATTAAACGGGATCACCCACTTCAGTCGATCCGGATTTTTGGTATTCTTCGTTATGTATATTGTGTATGTTCCATTTTATTATCCACAGTTTGCAACTAAAGCAAAACATATAATGAAGTTTGCCAGTGCTCTTGTCGCCGGATTAGCTGCGATGGTGTTCTATATTATCACGGCCAGCCGATTTGTAGATGCCCTGCAGTACCTTGAAAGTGCATCAACCCAATCTCGCATTGAAAACCCGATTCTACTGAGCCTCCTTGATTATTTTTCGCAATGGTACAAAAATTGTAATGAAGTAATGTCTTTGTATGTATTTAATCCTCTTTATGGAGAACTGTCAGCATCCTTGCCGTTGACATTCGGAAACAAAATGAATTTAATTGATTATCCAGCAGGGCGAGTTGAAGCCAAATTATACACTCTGTGGGGCACACATTTTGATGGATTCAATGGCTTGATTTCTGATTTGCTGTTTGACTTTGGGTATATGGGCACACTTTTTTGTATTCTAGCCTATGGTTCATTACTAACCAAGTTTCGCCCTAAAAATGGGGTAATCATGTTTCACCATTTTATCGTTCTTGGGAGTTTATTCGTATTTCCGGCCATGGGCATCACCAGTTCTCAATTGAAAAGTGTCTTTTATGAATTGGCTCTTGTTTATGCTGTAATTATTTATTTTTACTTAAAACCTAAACTTAATGTGTCTACGGCAAGATTCAGATAA
- a CDS encoding lipopolysaccharide biosynthesis protein, with product MSIQRVGHSLNAFDVKWMVDNYNMIKFLSKSINSPLAKSTLLYTGGDAIGKAIPFFLLPIVTKYLTTTDFGILSNFSVAVQIFTAICALNTYSALTVSYFSLKEEERASYISNLIYLICLLAFACLLVVVIFSDLIAQRLGISLLWQILAIVSSLATSIFMLHTSVLRMEKRPIMFSSIQIFQALIAGLLAIYFVVILKWNWQGRVLSMVGGSILSVIVSLWLLMKERHIFTKIDVKNIKEAFSFGLPLLPHTLSFWFKSGVDKIILTNIVSLSANGVYSIALTLVSVIGIFTGSFFNAYSPLMYKDLSLIDQVSHTESIELKLKLVKISYLFSCLLITVCFGCYFMMSWIIPIFFRGDYLGALRVLPFLMLTLFFEGMYSIVSGYIFYRKKTKVLGSITFGSSLLQMALTIVLVKRFGIMGAAYSSVLVSITTFLLVFGYANTLYELPWLLRRR from the coding sequence ATGTCCATCCAGAGGGTGGGTCACAGCCTCAACGCGTTCGATGTTAAATGGATGGTCGATAATTACAACATGATTAAATTTTTATCTAAAAGTATCAATAGTCCACTGGCCAAATCCACCTTGCTCTACACTGGGGGGGATGCCATTGGCAAAGCCATTCCATTTTTCTTGCTTCCGATAGTAACAAAGTACTTAACGACAACGGACTTTGGTATTCTCTCCAATTTTAGCGTGGCTGTACAAATTTTCACTGCCATTTGCGCCTTGAACACTTATTCGGCATTGACGGTATCGTACTTTTCTCTGAAGGAAGAAGAGCGAGCGTCTTACATTTCAAATTTAATTTATTTAATATGTTTATTGGCATTTGCGTGTCTTTTGGTCGTTGTTATATTTTCAGATTTGATTGCTCAGCGGCTTGGTATTTCATTACTGTGGCAGATCCTTGCGATCGTTTCCTCGCTTGCAACAAGCATCTTCATGTTGCATACCTCAGTATTGCGAATGGAGAAGCGCCCAATAATGTTTAGTAGTATTCAGATATTTCAGGCCTTGATCGCAGGTCTTCTGGCCATCTATTTTGTGGTGATTCTGAAGTGGAATTGGCAGGGAAGAGTTTTAAGCATGGTTGGGGGTAGCATTCTTTCTGTAATAGTTAGTTTGTGGTTGCTAATGAAAGAACGACATATTTTTACAAAAATCGATGTGAAAAACATAAAAGAGGCTTTTTCTTTTGGTCTTCCATTGTTGCCACACACTTTATCCTTCTGGTTCAAGTCGGGAGTGGATAAAATCATTCTAACGAATATCGTGAGCTTATCCGCAAATGGGGTATATTCTATTGCTCTGACTTTAGTCAGTGTAATAGGGATTTTTACGGGGTCATTCTTTAATGCCTATTCTCCTTTAATGTACAAAGACTTAAGCTTGATCGATCAAGTCAGTCATACCGAAAGTATAGAGTTGAAGCTAAAGCTTGTCAAAATATCGTATTTATTTTCGTGTCTATTGATAACGGTTTGTTTTGGGTGCTATTTTATGATGAGCTGGATAATTCCGATATTCTTTAGGGGTGATTATTTGGGCGCCCTTAGGGTACTCCCATTCCTCATGTTGACGCTGTTTTTTGAAGGAATGTATTCCATTGTTTCTGGATATATATTTTATCGCAAAAAGACAAAAGTTCTAGGCTCCATCACATTTGGCTCATCACTACTTCAAATGGCGCTTACGATTGTTTTGGTTAAGCGATTTGGTATCATGGGGGCGGCATATTCGAGTGTTCTGGTATCTATTACAACATTTTTGTTGGTCTTCGGGTACGCCAACACACTCTATGAGCTACCATGGCTCCTAAGGCGGAGATAA